A single genomic interval of Spinacia oleracea cultivar Varoflay chromosome 6, BTI_SOV_V1, whole genome shotgun sequence harbors:
- the LOC110785054 gene encoding vesicle transport v-SNARE 12 — MSEVFDGYERQYCELSANLSNKCSSTALLPDQEQKQQKLSEIKTGLDEADILIRKMDLEARSLQPNLKAMLLAKLREYKSDLNNLKREMKRISSPNHDQSAREELLEAGMTDAYKTSTDQRERLAFSTERLNQSSDRIRESRRTILEAEGTGLTILQELNQQRETLLHSHTKLHEVDNAIDKSKKILTAMSRRISKNKWIFGGVIGVLLLAIIFIIYFKFTRH, encoded by the exons ATGAGTGAGGTTTTCGATGGCTACGAGCGTCAGTACTGTGAGTTATCGGCCAATCTTTCCAATAAATGTTCCTCCACTGCTCTTCTCCCAGATCAAg AGCAGAAGCAGCAGAAGCTGTCTGAAATAAAGACAGGCCTGGATGAGGCTGATATACTG ATACGGAAAATGGATCTTGAAGCTAGAAGCTTGCAACCTAACTTGAAAGCCATGCTTCTTGCAAAGCTGAGGGAGTATAAGTCTGACTTGAATAATTTGAAAAGAGAAATGAAGAGAATCAGTTCACCAAATCATGATCAGTCTGCCCGTGAAGAATTACTTGAAGCTGGAATGACAGATGCATACAAG ACTTCAACAGATCAGAGAGAAAGATTGGCATTTTCAACCGAAAGATTAAATCAATCAAGTGATAGAATTAGGGAGAGTAGGAGAACTATATTGGAGGCAGAAGGTACGGGCCTTACAATTCTTCAAGAGTTGAATCAGCAGCGTGAAACCCTCCTGCATTCACACACAAAG CTTCATGAGGTAGACAATGCCATTGACAAAAGTAAGAAGATATTGACTGCTATGTCGCGAAGAATAAGCAAAAACAAATGGATTTTTGGTGGAGTAATTGGTGTTCTCCTCCTTGCTATCATCTTTATAATATATTTTAAGTTTACTCGTCACTGA